From a region of the Microterricola gilva genome:
- the nusA gene encoding transcription termination factor NusA, translating to MDIDLSVLRQMEREKEIPFDELVQIIEQAILTAYLKHVNPESHGHVEPQGVRVELNRKTGHIAVMVPELDDEGNIIGEAEDVPSDFGRIAAFAAKQVINQRLRDLADDAVLGEFRGREGDIIAGVIQQGPNPRMIHVDLGTIEAILPPEEQVPGEEYKHGSRIRVFVTSVAKGTKGPQITVSRTHPSLVRKLFALEVPEIASGVVEIVSLAREAGHRTKIAVRATEPGVNAKGACIGELGQRVRAVTAELNNEKIDIVDYSADLPTFVASALSPAKVTSAFVIDEATKAVRALVPDYQLSLAIGKEGQNARLAAKLTGAKIDIQPDSILEDD from the coding sequence ATGGACATCGACCTCAGCGTCCTGCGTCAGATGGAACGCGAGAAGGAAATCCCCTTCGACGAGCTCGTGCAGATTATCGAGCAGGCGATCCTGACCGCATATCTCAAGCACGTCAACCCCGAGTCGCACGGCCACGTCGAACCTCAGGGTGTGCGCGTCGAGCTGAACCGCAAGACCGGCCACATCGCCGTCATGGTTCCGGAGCTCGACGACGAAGGCAACATCATCGGCGAGGCCGAGGATGTGCCAAGTGACTTCGGCCGCATCGCGGCCTTCGCCGCCAAGCAGGTCATCAACCAGCGCCTGCGCGACCTGGCAGACGACGCCGTGCTCGGTGAGTTCCGTGGACGCGAGGGCGACATCATCGCCGGCGTGATCCAGCAGGGGCCGAACCCGCGCATGATCCACGTCGACCTCGGCACCATCGAGGCCATCCTCCCCCCGGAGGAGCAGGTTCCCGGCGAGGAGTACAAGCACGGTTCGCGCATCCGCGTCTTCGTGACCAGTGTCGCCAAGGGCACGAAGGGGCCGCAGATCACGGTCTCGCGCACCCACCCGTCCCTCGTGCGCAAGCTCTTCGCGCTCGAGGTTCCCGAGATCGCCAGCGGCGTCGTCGAGATCGTCTCGCTCGCCCGCGAAGCGGGACACCGCACCAAGATCGCCGTGCGCGCGACCGAGCCGGGCGTCAACGCCAAGGGCGCATGCATCGGTGAGCTCGGACAGCGCGTCCGCGCCGTCACCGCAGAGCTCAACAACGAGAAGATCGACATCGTCGACTACTCGGCCGATCTGCCGACGTTCGTCGCCAGCGCGCTGTCACCGGCCAAGGTGACCAGCGCGTTCGTGATCGATGAGGCGACGAAGGCCGTTCGTGCGCTCGTTCCCGACTACCAGCTCTCGCTGGCGATCGGCAAGGAGGGCCAGAACGCCCGCTTGGCTGCCAAGCTGACGGGCGCCAAGATTGACATCCAGCCGGATTCGATTCTCGAAGACGACTAA
- the serA gene encoding phosphoglycerate dehydrogenase, producing MPKPIVLIAEELSPATVDALGPDFDVRSVDGTDRPALLAALADANAILVRSATQVDAEAIAAAPQLQVIARAGVGLDNVDIKSATTAGVMVVNAPTSNIISAAELTVGHILSLARHIPAAHNALAQGQWKRSAYTGTELYEKTVGIIGLGRIGALITARLQAFGVSVIAYDPYITSARAQQLGVTPVSLDELLAQSDFISIHMPRTPETVGMISTEQFAKMKKTAYVVNVARGGLIDEDALFTALSDGVIAGAGLDVFVTEPPVDSPLLSLPNVIVTPHLGASTDEAQEKAGVSVAKSVRLALAGELVPDAVNVAGGVIDPYVRPGIPLVEKLGQVFSGVAHTSPLTSVDVEVHGELAAYDVSVLKLAALKGIFTNVVSETVSYVNAPLLAEQRGITVRQLTDAVSDEYRNVITLRGALADGSQVSVSGTLTGTKQIEKIVEINGYGVEIPIAQHHIVMIYTDRPGIVAVYGAEFGDAGINIAGMQIARHEAGGQALSVLTVDSPVPDGLLASVRDKIAADVMVEIDITE from the coding sequence GTGCCCAAGCCGATCGTGCTCATTGCCGAAGAATTGTCGCCAGCCACCGTCGATGCCCTCGGGCCCGACTTCGATGTTCGCTCCGTAGACGGAACCGACCGCCCGGCGCTGCTCGCCGCGCTCGCTGACGCCAACGCCATCCTGGTCCGCTCGGCGACGCAGGTCGACGCCGAGGCCATCGCCGCCGCTCCCCAGCTGCAGGTCATCGCCCGCGCCGGTGTCGGCCTGGACAACGTCGACATCAAGTCGGCGACCACCGCAGGCGTCATGGTCGTCAACGCGCCGACATCCAACATCATCTCGGCCGCCGAGCTGACTGTCGGCCACATCCTGAGCCTCGCCCGCCACATCCCGGCCGCGCACAACGCTCTGGCCCAGGGCCAGTGGAAGCGCTCCGCGTACACCGGAACCGAGCTCTACGAGAAGACCGTCGGCATCATCGGCCTCGGCCGCATCGGCGCGCTCATCACGGCCCGCCTGCAGGCCTTCGGCGTCAGCGTCATCGCCTACGACCCCTACATCACCTCCGCACGGGCCCAGCAGCTCGGCGTCACCCCTGTATCGCTCGACGAACTCCTCGCGCAGAGCGACTTCATCTCGATCCACATGCCGCGCACGCCGGAGACGGTTGGCATGATCAGCACCGAGCAGTTCGCGAAGATGAAGAAGACGGCGTACGTCGTCAACGTCGCCCGCGGCGGCCTGATCGACGAGGATGCCCTCTTCACCGCCCTCAGCGACGGCGTGATCGCCGGCGCCGGCCTCGACGTCTTCGTCACCGAGCCGCCCGTCGACTCCCCGCTGCTCAGCCTGCCGAACGTCATCGTCACGCCGCACCTCGGTGCGTCAACCGACGAGGCGCAGGAGAAGGCCGGCGTCTCGGTCGCGAAGTCGGTGCGTCTGGCCCTGGCCGGCGAGCTGGTTCCGGATGCCGTGAACGTCGCCGGCGGCGTCATCGACCCGTACGTGCGCCCCGGCATCCCGCTCGTCGAGAAGCTCGGCCAGGTGTTCTCGGGTGTCGCGCACACCAGCCCGCTGACGAGTGTCGACGTCGAGGTCCACGGCGAGCTCGCCGCCTACGACGTGAGCGTGCTGAAGCTCGCCGCCCTCAAGGGCATCTTCACCAATGTGGTGAGCGAGACGGTGTCCTACGTCAACGCGCCGCTGCTCGCCGAGCAGCGCGGCATCACCGTGCGCCAGCTCACCGATGCCGTCTCCGACGAGTACCGCAACGTCATCACCCTGCGCGGCGCTCTCGCCGACGGCTCACAGGTCTCGGTGTCCGGCACGCTCACCGGAACGAAGCAGATCGAGAAGATCGTCGAGATCAACGGCTACGGCGTCGAGATCCCGATCGCGCAGCACCACATCGTCATGATCTACACCGACCGCCCCGGAATCGTCGCCGTCTACGGCGCCGAGTTCGGTGACGCAGGCATCAACATCGCCGGTATGCAGATCGCCCGCCACGAGGCAGGTGGCCAGGCGCTCAGCGTGCTGACCGTCGACTCTCCGGTGCCGGACGGCCTGCTCGCCTCGGTCCGCGACAAGATCGCCGCCGACGTGATGGTCGAGATCGACATCACCGAGTAG
- a CDS encoding bacitracin resistance protein: MSAEVSEQATTRPRTPQWLALVIAVLFGLFFAYDVWEALGNLLGMLSFADNLGVTLTALGWVVLIGALLLPIILFGLAFWLGMRRGPVQQIGLYLAALAVSAVLYLDIYTVFGPASLLGT, from the coding sequence ATGAGCGCCGAGGTGAGTGAGCAGGCCACGACCCGCCCGCGGACCCCGCAGTGGCTGGCGCTGGTCATCGCTGTGCTGTTCGGGCTGTTCTTCGCCTACGACGTGTGGGAGGCGCTCGGCAACCTGCTCGGCATGCTGAGCTTCGCCGACAACCTCGGCGTCACCCTGACCGCGCTCGGCTGGGTCGTGCTGATCGGTGCGCTGCTGCTGCCGATCATCCTGTTCGGCCTCGCGTTCTGGCTGGGGATGAGGCGCGGCCCCGTGCAGCAGATCGGGCTCTACCTGGCCGCGCTCGCGGTCTCCGCTGTGCTCTATCTCGATATCTACACGGTCTTCGGTCCGGCAAGCCTGCTCGGGACGTAA
- the rbfA gene encoding 30S ribosome-binding factor RbfA → MVDQARAKKMADRIQVIIAKRLERGIRDPRIGFVTITDVQMTGDLQHATVYYTVYGTDEERADTAAGLKAATGMFRSEVGKNLTARLTPSLEFLLDGIPENAAHIDGLLREAHQRDTAVAGLAAQAQYAGDEDPYVKPRELDDEDDEDDAEADAR, encoded by the coding sequence ATGGTTGATCAGGCACGCGCCAAGAAGATGGCCGACCGTATCCAGGTGATCATCGCGAAGCGCCTCGAACGCGGCATCCGCGACCCGCGCATCGGGTTCGTCACCATCACCGACGTTCAGATGACCGGCGACCTGCAGCACGCCACCGTCTACTACACCGTGTACGGCACCGACGAGGAGCGCGCGGACACCGCCGCCGGCCTCAAGGCCGCCACCGGCATGTTCCGCAGCGAGGTCGGCAAGAACCTCACCGCACGGCTCACGCCGTCGCTGGAGTTCCTGCTCGACGGCATCCCGGAGAACGCCGCACACATCGATGGCCTGCTGCGCGAGGCGCACCAGCGCGACACCGCTGTTGCCGGCCTCGCCGCGCAGGCCCAGTATGCGGGCGACGAGGACCCCTACGTCAAGCCGCGCGAGCTCGACGACGAGGACGACGAGGACGACGCAGAGGCCGACGCACGCTGA
- a CDS encoding copper homeostasis protein CutC, with amino-acid sequence MTSRARSLEIAVQDLEGVRTALAVGANRIELCGALGVGGLTPSIGVIEQAVAAALDAAAPSFVHVLVRPRPGGFVYSTDEVATTVRDIRAVRAAGGAGVVIGALTASGDVDRAVTAELVAAADGMQVTFHRAIDAVDSPLETADALIELGLTRVLTSGGAARSIDGVDTLRALKAHVGDRLQIMAGGGVRVGDIGALFAAGIDAVHLSAKVTVDDPSPSGPGGGAQSYDRTDAGVAAEAAAAVLAATLEA; translated from the coding sequence ATGACTTCCCGTGCGCGCTCCCTCGAAATTGCCGTCCAGGACCTCGAGGGTGTGCGCACGGCGCTGGCCGTCGGTGCCAACCGGATCGAGCTCTGCGGCGCCCTCGGCGTCGGCGGGCTGACCCCGTCGATCGGTGTCATCGAGCAGGCCGTCGCGGCCGCTCTGGATGCCGCAGCGCCGAGTTTCGTTCACGTGCTGGTGCGTCCGCGGCCCGGTGGCTTCGTCTACTCGACCGATGAGGTCGCCACGACGGTGCGCGACATCCGCGCCGTGCGCGCAGCGGGCGGAGCCGGCGTCGTGATCGGGGCGCTGACGGCATCCGGCGACGTCGATCGGGCCGTGACCGCCGAACTCGTGGCGGCGGCCGACGGCATGCAGGTCACCTTCCACCGGGCCATCGACGCGGTCGACTCCCCGCTGGAGACGGCCGATGCGCTGATCGAGCTCGGCCTCACCCGCGTGCTCACCTCCGGCGGTGCTGCGCGCAGCATCGACGGCGTCGACACGCTCCGCGCGCTGAAAGCCCACGTGGGCGACCGGCTGCAGATCATGGCGGGCGGCGGAGTGCGCGTCGGCGACATCGGTGCACTGTTCGCGGCCGGGATCGACGCTGTCCACCTCTCCGCCAAGGTCACCGTCGACGACCCGTCCCCGAGCGGTCCAGGGGGAGGCGCGCAGAGCTACGACCGCACCGACGCGGGCGTCGCCGCGGAGGCGGCCGCCGCCGTGCTGGCGGCTACGCTGGAGGCATGA
- a CDS encoding alpha-L-fucosidase has translation MLNFETRVGPDFGENGPVYPNAAVPEWYRDAKLGFFVHWGLYSVPAWGTPTGTRNVPAEDAYAHHQYAEWYGNTVRIKGSPTWERHQDVYGTGTSYEDLADHWNADAFDPQAFVGSLVDAGARYVIPTTKHHEGFCLWDTATTPFNSVKRGPKRDLISEIARETRAAGQRFGVYFSGALDWHVSDFPPIESDTDLFRFRRNDDRFARYSAAQLDELIERFAPDILWNDIDWPDGGKGHDPYAVAALLERYLETIPHGVVNDRWGVPYHGFITREYRHVEDIIEQPWESTRGLGFSFGYNQAEGPEHTLSGDALIRLLVDVVSKNGNLLINVGPRADGSIPELQQQSMAAMGSWLRGNGEAIYGTRPWVRAGDAAQAVSYTQKDGTLFVQATDPAQGTAALPAEFVAGTTVHWLGAGGSQPAEVLPAAPGVPARLAVPDALRGEAVAVAVLADPLA, from the coding sequence ATGCTCAACTTCGAGACCCGTGTCGGGCCGGACTTCGGCGAGAACGGCCCCGTCTACCCGAACGCCGCAGTGCCGGAGTGGTACCGCGACGCCAAGCTCGGCTTCTTCGTGCACTGGGGCCTGTACTCGGTCCCGGCCTGGGGAACCCCGACGGGAACCCGCAACGTTCCGGCCGAGGACGCCTACGCGCACCACCAGTACGCCGAGTGGTACGGCAACACCGTCCGCATCAAGGGCAGCCCCACCTGGGAGCGCCACCAGGACGTCTACGGCACCGGCACCAGCTACGAAGACCTGGCCGACCACTGGAACGCGGACGCCTTCGACCCGCAAGCCTTCGTCGGCTCGCTCGTGGACGCGGGAGCGCGCTACGTCATCCCGACCACCAAGCACCACGAGGGCTTCTGCCTCTGGGACACGGCCACGACGCCGTTCAACTCCGTCAAGCGCGGACCCAAGCGCGACCTGATCAGCGAGATCGCCCGCGAGACCCGTGCAGCCGGCCAGCGCTTCGGCGTCTACTTCTCCGGCGCCCTCGACTGGCACGTCAGCGACTTCCCGCCGATCGAGTCAGACACCGACCTGTTCCGCTTCCGCCGGAACGACGACAGGTTTGCCCGCTACAGCGCGGCCCAGCTCGACGAGCTGATCGAGCGATTCGCACCCGACATCCTGTGGAACGACATCGACTGGCCCGACGGTGGCAAGGGGCACGACCCCTACGCCGTCGCGGCCCTGCTCGAGCGCTACCTCGAGACGATCCCGCACGGCGTCGTGAACGACCGCTGGGGTGTGCCGTACCACGGCTTCATCACGCGCGAGTACCGGCACGTGGAGGACATCATCGAGCAGCCGTGGGAGTCCACCCGCGGCCTCGGCTTCTCCTTCGGCTACAACCAGGCGGAGGGTCCGGAGCACACGCTCTCCGGCGATGCGCTCATCCGCCTGCTGGTCGACGTCGTGAGCAAGAACGGCAACCTGCTGATCAACGTCGGCCCGCGCGCCGATGGCTCCATCCCCGAGCTGCAGCAGCAGAGCATGGCCGCCATGGGCAGCTGGCTGCGCGGAAACGGCGAGGCGATCTACGGCACCCGTCCGTGGGTCCGCGCCGGCGACGCGGCACAGGCCGTGTCGTACACGCAGAAGGACGGCACGCTCTTCGTCCAGGCGACCGATCCCGCCCAGGGCACGGCGGCGCTGCCCGCGGAGTTTGTGGCCGGAACGACCGTGCACTGGCTCGGCGCAGGTGGCTCGCAGCCGGCCGAGGTTCTCCCGGCGGCGCCTGGGGTCCCCGCACGGTTGGCCGTGCCCGATGCGCTCCGCGGCGAGGCCGTGGCCGTCGCGGTGCTCGCCGACCCGCTAGCGTGA
- a CDS encoding DNA polymerase III subunit gamma/tau: protein MTRDPDDDALSWAGDDDPTLDARAAASGAEGALAPGWKIVGEPGTVRDGVQGDAPIDEGAAAQLDEPQSDDAASAADAAAASSVALIVLGVLGGVYLLYTVGWVITAGRVPNGSVDIVGGFMFDLGLWLAALAPALWFALSLWLTAVGSRWRLFWLLLGVLVLLPVPFIVGVGVGA from the coding sequence ATGACCCGCGACCCCGATGATGACGCCCTGAGCTGGGCCGGCGATGACGACCCGACATTGGATGCCCGCGCAGCGGCATCCGGCGCTGAAGGCGCGCTGGCTCCCGGGTGGAAGATCGTCGGCGAGCCGGGCACCGTCCGTGACGGCGTGCAGGGCGACGCACCGATCGACGAGGGTGCCGCGGCGCAGCTCGACGAGCCCCAGAGCGACGACGCGGCCTCCGCTGCGGATGCCGCGGCGGCCAGCTCCGTCGCCCTCATCGTGCTCGGAGTGCTCGGCGGCGTCTACCTGCTGTACACCGTTGGCTGGGTGATCACTGCCGGCCGCGTTCCGAACGGCTCGGTCGACATCGTCGGCGGATTCATGTTCGACCTCGGTCTCTGGCTCGCCGCCCTGGCGCCCGCGCTGTGGTTCGCGCTGTCGCTCTGGCTGACGGCGGTCGGCTCGCGCTGGCGCCTGTTCTGGCTTCTGCTCGGCGTGCTCGTGCTGCTGCCGGTTCCGTTCATCGTCGGAGTGGGGGTCGGAGCATGA
- a CDS encoding YlxR family protein, whose protein sequence is MEPVRTCVACRSRAPKSSLLRVVARESELVVDDNASLPGRGAWLHPTIECYRMAVQRRAFGRALRVTTALDTITLENRLNGTVSI, encoded by the coding sequence ATGGAACCCGTTAGAACGTGCGTCGCTTGCCGTTCACGCGCTCCGAAATCCTCGCTTCTGAGGGTTGTCGCCCGGGAATCAGAACTTGTTGTCGATGACAATGCTTCTCTGCCCGGGAGGGGTGCGTGGCTGCATCCGACGATCGAGTGCTACCGCATGGCAGTGCAACGTCGAGCCTTCGGGCGGGCGCTGCGTGTCACAACGGCACTCGACACGATCACCTTAGAGAACAGGCTGAATGGCACCGTGAGCATCTAA
- a CDS encoding alanine/glycine:cation symporter family protein, whose product MDVISDFVATAGDTFWTWIVLPVVAGLGIYFTVRSGVVQFRLIPEMLRTLTDKTPRGEDGKPQSVSAFQAFTISAASRVGVGNIAGVGTAIAIGGPGAVFWMWTMAFIGGASSFVESTLGQLYKVKDESGFRGGPAYYMQHGLKARWMGVLFAVILILCFPLAFSSLQANTIAATLSSSLGGDVPGWLGWAIGIILAVLTGLVVFGGVRRIASVTQAVVPLMALLYLLLGLVIVAMNIEKLPEVFASIFTDAFGYNEVIGATIGTIIMTGVKRGMFSNEAGLGSAPNAGASAAVTHPVKQGLVQTLGVYFDTFLICSITAFIILVSTPDLAGATRGIGLTQDAIVSNLGSWSNVLLSVIIFLLAFSSILGNYYYGESNVEFITTKRSVLTGYRVVAVAVILFGSVASADLVWNTADGIMGVMAMVNLIAILLLSGVAFRLLKDYTAQRRAGHDPVFTQARMPDIGGIECWVDERSVTGTVPVLRDSVHKDHLHEGR is encoded by the coding sequence ATGGATGTAATCAGTGATTTCGTTGCGACTGCAGGCGATACCTTCTGGACCTGGATCGTTCTGCCCGTCGTAGCCGGGCTGGGCATCTACTTCACCGTTCGCAGCGGCGTCGTGCAATTCCGGCTCATTCCGGAGATGTTGCGCACCCTCACCGACAAGACCCCACGGGGCGAGGACGGCAAGCCGCAGTCCGTCTCGGCGTTCCAGGCCTTCACCATCTCCGCCGCCTCGCGCGTCGGCGTCGGCAACATCGCCGGCGTCGGAACGGCGATCGCGATCGGCGGCCCCGGTGCCGTGTTCTGGATGTGGACCATGGCCTTCATCGGCGGCGCGTCCAGCTTCGTCGAGTCGACCCTCGGCCAGCTGTACAAGGTCAAGGACGAATCGGGTTTCCGTGGCGGCCCCGCCTACTACATGCAGCACGGCCTGAAGGCCCGTTGGATGGGCGTCCTCTTCGCCGTCATCCTGATCCTCTGCTTCCCGCTTGCCTTCAGCTCACTGCAGGCCAACACCATCGCCGCCACCCTCAGCTCCAGCCTCGGCGGTGACGTTCCCGGCTGGCTCGGCTGGGCGATCGGCATCATCCTGGCCGTTCTGACCGGCTTGGTGGTGTTCGGCGGCGTGCGCCGCATCGCCTCCGTCACCCAGGCCGTCGTGCCGCTGATGGCGCTGCTCTACCTGCTGCTCGGCCTCGTGATCGTCGCCATGAACATCGAGAAGCTGCCGGAGGTCTTCGCCTCGATCTTCACCGACGCGTTCGGCTACAACGAGGTCATCGGCGCGACGATCGGCACGATCATCATGACCGGCGTCAAGCGCGGCATGTTCTCCAACGAGGCCGGCCTCGGCTCCGCCCCGAACGCCGGCGCATCCGCCGCCGTCACGCACCCGGTCAAGCAGGGTCTCGTGCAGACGCTCGGCGTCTACTTCGACACCTTCCTGATCTGCTCGATCACGGCGTTCATCATCCTGGTCTCCACCCCGGATCTCGCCGGAGCCACCCGCGGGATCGGGCTCACCCAGGATGCCATCGTCAGCAACCTCGGCTCCTGGTCGAACGTGCTGCTCAGCGTGATCATCTTCCTGCTCGCGTTCAGCTCGATCCTCGGCAACTACTACTACGGCGAATCGAACGTCGAGTTCATCACCACCAAGCGCTCCGTACTGACCGGCTACCGCGTCGTGGCTGTCGCCGTCATCCTGTTCGGCTCCGTCGCCTCGGCCGACCTCGTCTGGAACACCGCGGACGGCATCATGGGTGTCATGGCGATGGTGAACCTCATCGCGATCCTGCTGCTCTCCGGGGTCGCCTTCCGCCTGCTCAAGGACTACACGGCGCAGCGCAGGGCCGGCCACGACCCGGTCTTCACGCAGGCACGGATGCCGGATATCGGCGGCATCGAGTGCTGGGTCGACGAGCGTTCGGTCACCGGCACGGTCCCCGTGCTCCGCGACTCCGTGCACAAGGACCACCTGCACGAGGGGCGCTGA
- the infB gene encoding translation initiation factor IF-2, with product MAANPRVHEIATELNVDTKAALDKLKEMGEYVKGPSSSIAPPVARRLKAALEAAGLVGTATHAAAKPAAAAKPGPKAPTPAAPAAPAAPAESVQEKAPAAPLPSAPLTVAERQAAAEKAAADKAAAEKVAAEKATTEKAEAAPAAAAESKDAAAAAPAPTPAEAGSSIPRPGAPRPGAPAPRPGNNPFASNQGMGQRPANPRPGNNPFASAQGMGQRPASPGNIPRPAAPRPGAPRPGGPGMGQRPAGFGQRPGFQQRPGGAGGARPAGGGFQRPGGGTGGAPGAGGGFAPRPGGGAGGRGRGPGGGTAGAFGRGGGKSKARKSKRTKRAEFEMREAPSLGGVSVPRGNGSTVVRLRRGASISDFADKIDANPGSLVTVLFHLGEMATATESLDEATFQVLGEELGFKIQIVSPEEEDRELLEGFGMDLDQELENETDEDLEIRPPVVTVMGHVDHGKTRLLDAIRQANVVEGEAGGITQHIGAYQVWTEHEGHERAITFIDTPGHEAFTAMRARGAQVTDIAILVVAADDGIMPQTIEALNHAQAANVPIVVAVNKVDKPDANPAKVRQQLTEFGLVAEEYGGDVIFVDVSARNNTGIQDLLDAVLLTADAGLDLRANPNKDARGVAIEAKLDKGRGAVATVLIQSGTLRVGDSIVAGTAYGRVRAMADENGDAVLEAFPSRPVQVQGLSSVPRAGDTFIVTDDDRMARQIAEKREAAERNAQLAKARKRISLEDFTRALEEGKVESLNLIIKGDVSGAVEALEESLLKIEVDDSVQLRIIHRGVGAITESDVNLATIDNAIIVGFNVRPDTKARERAAREGVDVRFYSVIYNAIDEIEDSLKGMLKPEYEEVQSGVAEIREVFRSSKFGNIAGVIVRSGTITRNAKARVIRDGIVVGDNLAIESLRRFKDDVTEVRTDFEAGIGLGKFNDIQVGDEIETIELKEKPRA from the coding sequence GTGGCTGCAAATCCACGCGTACATGAGATCGCTACCGAACTCAATGTCGATACAAAAGCTGCCCTTGACAAGCTCAAAGAAATGGGCGAATACGTCAAGGGACCGTCGTCAAGCATCGCGCCGCCCGTCGCGCGCCGCCTGAAGGCAGCCCTCGAGGCCGCCGGCCTCGTCGGAACCGCAACGCACGCTGCGGCCAAGCCGGCCGCTGCGGCCAAGCCGGGCCCCAAGGCCCCGACTCCCGCTGCCCCGGCAGCTCCGGCCGCCCCGGCGGAGTCGGTGCAGGAGAAGGCTCCGGCCGCTCCGCTGCCGAGCGCTCCGCTGACCGTTGCCGAGCGTCAGGCTGCCGCAGAGAAGGCAGCAGCCGACAAGGCTGCAGCCGAGAAGGTCGCTGCCGAGAAGGCGACGACCGAGAAGGCAGAGGCTGCTCCGGCCGCCGCCGCCGAGTCGAAGGATGCCGCAGCGGCAGCCCCGGCTCCGACCCCGGCAGAGGCCGGCTCGTCGATCCCGCGCCCAGGCGCCCCGCGTCCAGGTGCCCCGGCTCCCCGCCCGGGCAACAACCCCTTTGCTTCCAACCAGGGCATGGGACAGCGTCCTGCCAACCCGCGCCCGGGCAACAACCCCTTCGCGAGTGCACAGGGCATGGGCCAGCGCCCGGCAAGCCCTGGCAACATCCCGCGTCCGGCCGCTCCCCGCCCCGGCGCCCCGCGTCCAGGCGGTCCCGGCATGGGCCAGCGCCCGGCCGGCTTCGGCCAGCGCCCCGGATTCCAGCAGCGCCCAGGCGGCGCCGGTGGAGCACGTCCGGCCGGTGGCGGATTCCAGCGTCCAGGCGGTGGAACCGGTGGAGCTCCCGGCGCAGGCGGCGGCTTCGCGCCCCGTCCAGGCGGCGGTGCAGGCGGTCGTGGCCGTGGACCTGGCGGTGGTACCGCTGGTGCATTCGGTCGCGGTGGCGGCAAGAGCAAGGCTCGCAAGTCCAAGCGGACGAAGAGGGCAGAATTTGAGATGAGGGAGGCTCCGTCGCTGGGCGGCGTGAGCGTTCCCCGTGGCAACGGCAGCACGGTTGTGCGCCTGCGTCGTGGCGCGTCGATCTCCGACTTCGCCGACAAGATCGATGCCAACCCCGGTTCGCTCGTGACGGTGCTGTTCCACCTCGGTGAGATGGCCACCGCCACGGAGTCGCTCGACGAGGCCACCTTCCAGGTGCTCGGCGAGGAGCTCGGCTTCAAGATCCAGATCGTGTCGCCGGAAGAGGAAGACCGCGAGCTTCTCGAAGGCTTCGGCATGGACCTCGACCAGGAGCTCGAGAACGAGACGGACGAGGACCTCGAGATCCGTCCGCCCGTTGTCACCGTCATGGGTCACGTCGACCACGGTAAGACCCGACTGCTCGACGCCATCCGTCAGGCGAACGTCGTCGAGGGTGAAGCCGGTGGCATCACCCAGCACATCGGTGCCTACCAGGTCTGGACCGAGCACGAGGGCCACGAGCGCGCCATCACCTTCATCGACACCCCGGGTCACGAGGCGTTCACCGCCATGCGTGCCCGTGGTGCGCAGGTCACCGACATCGCGATTCTCGTTGTCGCTGCGGATGACGGCATCATGCCGCAGACGATTGAGGCGCTCAACCACGCCCAGGCCGCCAACGTGCCGATCGTCGTCGCGGTGAACAAGGTTGACAAGCCCGACGCCAACCCGGCCAAGGTCCGTCAGCAGCTCACCGAATTCGGCCTCGTCGCCGAGGAGTACGGCGGAGATGTCATCTTCGTCGACGTGTCTGCCCGCAACAACACGGGTATCCAGGACCTTCTGGATGCCGTGCTGCTCACCGCGGACGCCGGGCTCGACCTGCGTGCGAACCCGAACAAGGACGCCCGCGGTGTGGCCATCGAGGCCAAGCTCGACAAGGGCCGCGGTGCCGTCGCTACCGTGCTCATCCAGTCGGGAACGCTGCGCGTCGGTGACTCCATCGTCGCCGGCACCGCGTACGGTCGCGTTCGTGCGATGGCCGACGAGAACGGCGACGCCGTGCTCGAGGCCTTCCCGTCGCGCCCCGTCCAGGTGCAGGGTCTGTCCAGCGTTCCGCGTGCAGGTGACACCTTCATCGTGACCGATGACGACCGCATGGCCCGCCAGATCGCCGAGAAGCGTGAAGCAGCAGAGCGCAACGCTCAGCTGGCCAAGGCTCGCAAGCGCATCAGCCTCGAAGACTTCACCCGTGCACTCGAAGAGGGCAAGGTCGAGTCGCTCAACCTCATCATCAAGGGTGACGTTTCGGGTGCCGTCGAGGCCCTCGAAGAGTCGCTGCTCAAGATCGAGGTCGATGACAGCGTGCAGCTGCGCATCATCCACCGCGGCGTCGGTGCGATCACGGAGTCGGACGTCAACCTGGCGACCATCGACAACGCGATCATCGTCGGCTTCAACGTGCGTCCGGACACGAAGGCGCGCGAGCGTGCCGCTCGTGAAGGCGTCGACGTGCGCTTCTACTCGGTCATCTACAACGCGATCGATGAGATTGAGGACTCCCTCAAGGGCATGCTCAAGCCGGAGTACGAAGAGGTCCAGTCGGGCGTCGCCGAGATCCGCGAGGTGTTCCGTTCCTCCAAGTTCGGCAACATCGCCGGTGTCATCGTGCGCTCGGGAACGATCACGCGCAACGCCAAGGCCCGCGTCATCCGCGACGGCATCGTCGTCGGCGACAACCTGGCCATCGAGTCGCTGCGTCGCTTCAAGGATGACGTCACCGAGGTGCGTACGGACTTCGAAGCCGGTATCGGCCTCGGCAAGTTCAACGACATCCAGGTCGGTGACGAGATCGAGACGATCGAACTCAAGGAGAAGCCCCGCGCCTAA